The following proteins are co-located in the Desulfoscipio sp. XC116 genome:
- a CDS encoding TIGR04086 family membrane protein produces MFKGITFVSWSRREGQAGLLKLGALWSGIVWALASAAFICVGLLLWVFMTAREVYHFNAFVMAAIWLGALVGGAVGGRTSGNLGWLHGMVVGFIYYLAVMLLSALWSPGLSVLSLWLAQGLVVVTLSTAGGVVGVNIPAAWRNSHISRSRDRLHRKRFPV; encoded by the coding sequence GTGTTTAAGGGTATAACGTTTGTTAGTTGGTCCCGCAGGGAGGGACAGGCCGGTTTATTAAAATTGGGAGCGCTTTGGTCGGGGATTGTCTGGGCGCTTGCAAGCGCGGCATTTATATGCGTGGGCCTGCTGCTCTGGGTTTTTATGACGGCGCGGGAAGTCTATCATTTTAACGCTTTTGTCATGGCGGCTATTTGGCTGGGCGCACTGGTGGGCGGGGCGGTTGGCGGCAGAACGTCCGGGAACCTGGGTTGGCTGCACGGTATGGTGGTGGGGTTTATTTATTACCTGGCTGTAATGCTGCTCTCGGCATTATGGAGTCCCGGGCTGTCGGTTTTGTCGCTTTGGCTTGCCCAGGGTCTGGTGGTGGTAACACTGTCCACAGCCGGCGGTGTTGTCGGTGTGAATATACCCGCTGCATGGCGCAACTCGCACATAAGCCGTTCGCGAGATCGCTTACATCGGAAGCGCTTTCCTGTTTAG
- a CDS encoding ABC transporter substrate-binding protein — MFKQRNILALAIVLIILTGGGIFYMFSVYNKNGKDVVTLRIWENERTMLHLPLYAAIKEGYFTEQGIMVQLVNHSGTTAKNPYADDLADIILTDPVDCLYHKSVNPAAPQIIAALAHRDGTFILAREKETFSWAGLKDKNTICYPPETGPGLVMEKIIRDAGMIPMRDLCLYNRIPGELRLGVFKSGSGSYVQLTGAEAIIAEETGAGFIVARPGEAVVFPSVLCAVKTKTLNTHADAIQSFVNGIYKAQLWMQHEPGIAAGTAEVYLDDLDKKTRGKILREYSTMKMWPPLPQIEEKTFNDIKQLMETTGQLAMPVTFASSVDNSFARRAADTIKYIPKEEREKSWFRKIID; from the coding sequence TTGTTTAAGCAAAGAAATATTTTAGCGTTGGCAATTGTATTGATCATCTTGACAGGCGGTGGAATCTTTTATATGTTTAGTGTTTATAACAAAAATGGAAAAGATGTAGTTACTCTAAGGATATGGGAAAATGAAAGAACTATGCTTCACCTGCCACTGTATGCAGCCATAAAAGAAGGTTACTTTACCGAGCAGGGCATCATGGTTCAACTGGTGAACCATTCCGGCACAACAGCCAAGAATCCGTATGCAGATGACTTGGCCGATATAATACTCACCGACCCGGTGGATTGCTTATACCATAAATCTGTAAATCCCGCCGCCCCGCAAATTATAGCTGCTCTGGCTCACCGCGACGGCACCTTTATACTGGCCAGGGAAAAAGAAACGTTTTCCTGGGCGGGTCTAAAGGATAAAAACACTATTTGCTACCCGCCTGAAACCGGACCCGGCCTGGTTATGGAGAAAATAATAAGAGATGCCGGCATGATACCCATGCGCGATCTATGCCTGTATAACCGTATCCCCGGTGAATTGCGTCTGGGAGTTTTCAAATCCGGCAGCGGCTCATATGTACAGCTTACCGGTGCCGAAGCCATTATAGCCGAGGAAACAGGCGCCGGGTTTATCGTCGCTCGACCGGGCGAGGCAGTGGTTTTCCCCTCCGTATTATGTGCGGTTAAAACAAAAACACTCAACACACATGCCGACGCGATACAGAGTTTTGTAAACGGTATATATAAAGCTCAATTATGGATGCAGCACGAGCCTGGAATTGCAGCCGGGACAGCTGAGGTTTACTTGGATGACCTGGATAAAAAAACCAGGGGTAAAATACTCCGGGAGTATTCAACAATGAAAATGTGGCCCCCACTGCCCCAGATTGAAGAAAAAACCTTTAATGACATAAAACAGCTCATGGAAACCACCGGGCAACTGGCTATGCCCGTAACTTTTGCAAGTTCCGTAGATAACTCCTTTGCCCGCCGGGCAGCCGACACAATTAAATACATTCCCAAGGAGGAGCGGGAGAAAAGCTGGTTTAGAAAGATAATTGACTAG
- a CDS encoding H-type small acid-soluble spore protein has protein sequence MNVTRAMQIFNSGKNHQVLLNGSPIWIESLSADKQTAIVRPLEDDGSIKEVSVTELVES, from the coding sequence ATGAATGTTACAAGAGCCATGCAGATATTCAATTCTGGAAAAAATCATCAAGTTTTATTAAACGGTTCCCCGATTTGGATCGAAAGTCTGAGCGCCGACAAGCAAACAGCCATAGTCAGACCGCTGGAAGACGATGGGAGCATCAAAGAAGTGTCTGTTACTGAACTTGTGGAAAGCTAA
- the yihA gene encoding ribosome biogenesis GTP-binding protein YihA/YsxC, producing the protein MKITSAEFVTSAVRMDKCPAGSLPEVALVGRSNVGKSSLFNTLVNRKRLARTSNTPGRTQLINFFIINDKLHLVDLPGYGFAKVPVRVKAQWGKMIEGYLAARKQLRGVILLVDVRHNPTADDRQMYHWLKAYSIPVTVVATKADKLSRGRAGQNLAVVRKTLQLAEEDHLILFSAVTGQGKEDILGIVESWTEENNPNN; encoded by the coding sequence ATGAAAATAACTTCAGCTGAATTTGTGACTAGTGCTGTAAGAATGGATAAATGTCCGGCCGGGAGTCTTCCCGAGGTGGCTCTGGTCGGACGTTCCAATGTGGGAAAATCAAGCCTTTTTAATACTCTGGTAAATCGCAAGCGGCTGGCCCGCACTAGTAACACGCCGGGAAGGACCCAGCTGATTAATTTTTTTATTATTAACGATAAACTTCATTTAGTTGATCTGCCGGGCTATGGCTTTGCCAAAGTGCCGGTCCGGGTGAAAGCTCAGTGGGGCAAAATGATTGAGGGTTATCTGGCCGCTCGGAAGCAGTTGCGCGGCGTGATATTATTAGTGGACGTGCGGCATAATCCGACTGCGGATGACCGGCAGATGTACCATTGGCTAAAAGCCTACAGTATACCCGTCACAGTTGTGGCTACCAAGGCTGATAAACTCAGCCGGGGGCGGGCCGGGCAAAATCTTGCCGTGGTACGCAAAACCCTGCAGTTGGCTGAGGAGGACCACCTGATACTGTTTTCCGCCGTTACCGGTCAGGGTAAGGAAGATATTTTAGGCATTGTCGAAAGCTGGACGGAGGAAAATAACCCGAATAATTAA